In Pengzhenrongella sicca, a single genomic region encodes these proteins:
- a CDS encoding spore germination protein GerW family protein, translating to MPDSPAFDPAALTRAASDVLTVRRVFGEAYERGGTLVIPVAKIMGGTGNGSGTGSLGAGAAREEPGHGPHGESEGSGGGGGFAVRVRPIGAYVIDDSGVHWRPALDLNRVILGGQAVGIVVSLALALALRRRRR from the coding sequence GTGCCCGACTCCCCCGCCTTCGATCCCGCCGCGCTGACTCGCGCCGCGAGCGACGTGCTCACCGTTCGCCGGGTGTTCGGCGAGGCCTACGAGCGCGGCGGCACGCTCGTCATCCCCGTCGCCAAGATCATGGGCGGCACGGGCAACGGCTCGGGCACCGGCAGCCTCGGCGCCGGCGCCGCGCGCGAGGAGCCCGGGCACGGCCCGCACGGCGAGAGCGAGGGGTCCGGCGGCGGGGGCGGCTTCGCGGTCCGGGTGCGCCCGATCGGCGCCTACGTGATCGACGACTCCGGGGTGCACTGGCGCCCGGCGCTCGACCTCAACCGCGTGATCCTCGGCGGTCAGGCCGTGGGGATCGTGGTGTCGCTGGCCCTGGCGCTGGCGCTGCGGCGTCGGCGGCGCTGA
- a CDS encoding RecQ family ATP-dependent DNA helicase, whose amino-acid sequence MSLPEVLDRAALHGQAQAALVALVGRPDATLRTDQWTAIEALVADRRRALVVQRTGWGKSAVYFVATALLRAAGAGPTVIISPLLALMRNQVDAAQRAGIRAETINSANVGDWAGVQARVAAGEVDVLLVSPERLNNPGFRDEVLPQLAATAGLVVIDEAHCISDWGHDFRPDYRRIRTLLTELPAGIPVLATTATANTRVTSDVAEQLAVTEQGADADVLVLRGSLDRESLHLAVRELPGTAAQLAWLAHNLPQIDGSGIVYCLTVAAAQQVAEYLRAAGLQVRAYTGQTDTAEREVAEQDLLANRVKALIATSALGMGFDKGDLAFVVHLGAPASPIAYYQQVGRAGRATERAEVVLLPGREDRAIWDYFASMAFPPEAEVRATLAALEGAGTLSTAALETRVSLRRNRLELMLKVLDVDGAVQRVRGGWRSTGQEWTYDADRYARVAATRRAEQQAMVDYVRGDECRMAFLRGALDDPDLPPGWRCGRCDVCGGATAGAAPDAGEIEAARERLAVPGVEVEPRRQWPAGMAGLGVELTGKIAPAERAETGRALARLDGIGWGGLLRDLFAGADSGLPVPLRNPVLEVLGAWQPDPAPAGIVVVASQTRPELVEHLAAGIARRLGIPIVGTVRPAARLGPGRHDVNSAQRLAGIARRLELDLSPEAAEGLAGRAVLLVDDRTDSGWTLAVGARLLRRAGASAVYPFVLGVG is encoded by the coding sequence ATGAGTCTTCCCGAAGTTCTCGACCGCGCCGCGCTGCACGGGCAGGCGCAGGCCGCGCTCGTCGCGCTCGTCGGCCGCCCCGACGCGACGCTGCGCACCGACCAGTGGACCGCGATCGAGGCGCTCGTGGCCGACCGGCGCCGGGCCCTCGTCGTGCAGCGCACCGGCTGGGGCAAGTCCGCGGTGTACTTCGTGGCCACCGCGTTGCTACGGGCCGCCGGCGCGGGCCCGACCGTGATCATCTCGCCGCTGCTCGCCCTCATGCGCAACCAGGTCGACGCCGCCCAGCGCGCCGGGATCCGCGCCGAGACCATCAACTCGGCCAACGTCGGGGACTGGGCCGGCGTGCAGGCCCGCGTCGCGGCGGGCGAGGTCGACGTGCTCCTCGTCTCGCCCGAGCGGCTGAACAACCCGGGCTTCCGCGACGAGGTCCTGCCGCAGCTCGCCGCGACGGCGGGGCTCGTCGTCATCGACGAGGCGCACTGCATCTCCGACTGGGGCCACGACTTCCGGCCGGACTACCGGCGCATCCGCACCCTGCTCACCGAGCTGCCCGCCGGCATCCCCGTGCTCGCGACCACGGCGACGGCCAACACGCGGGTGACCTCCGACGTCGCCGAGCAGCTCGCGGTGACCGAGCAGGGCGCCGACGCCGACGTGCTCGTGCTGCGCGGCTCGCTCGACCGCGAGAGCCTGCACCTGGCCGTGCGCGAGCTGCCGGGCACCGCCGCGCAGCTCGCCTGGCTCGCGCACAACCTTCCCCAGATCGACGGCTCGGGCATCGTCTACTGCCTGACCGTCGCGGCGGCGCAGCAGGTCGCCGAGTACCTGCGGGCCGCCGGGCTGCAGGTGCGCGCGTACACCGGGCAGACCGACACCGCCGAGCGCGAGGTCGCTGAGCAGGACCTCCTGGCCAACCGCGTCAAGGCGCTGATCGCGACGTCGGCGCTCGGGATGGGCTTCGACAAGGGCGACCTCGCGTTCGTGGTCCACCTCGGCGCGCCCGCCTCCCCGATCGCGTACTACCAGCAGGTCGGCCGCGCGGGCCGCGCGACCGAGCGCGCCGAGGTCGTGCTGCTGCCCGGCCGCGAGGACCGCGCGATCTGGGACTACTTCGCGTCCATGGCGTTCCCGCCCGAGGCCGAGGTGCGCGCGACGCTCGCGGCGCTGGAGGGGGCCGGCACGCTCTCGACCGCCGCCCTCGAGACCCGGGTCTCGCTGCGGCGCAACCGCCTCGAGCTCATGCTCAAGGTCCTGGACGTCGACGGGGCGGTCCAGCGGGTGCGCGGCGGCTGGCGCTCGACCGGGCAGGAGTGGACGTACGACGCGGACCGGTACGCGCGCGTCGCGGCCACCCGCCGCGCCGAGCAGCAGGCGATGGTCGACTACGTGCGCGGCGACGAGTGCCGGATGGCGTTCCTGCGCGGCGCGCTCGACGACCCCGATCTCCCGCCCGGCTGGCGCTGCGGGCGCTGCGACGTGTGCGGCGGCGCGACGGCGGGCGCGGCCCCGGACGCGGGCGAGATCGAGGCGGCCCGGGAACGGCTCGCCGTCCCGGGCGTCGAGGTCGAGCCGCGGCGGCAGTGGCCCGCCGGCATGGCCGGCCTCGGCGTGGAGCTCACGGGCAAGATCGCCCCGGCCGAGCGCGCCGAGACGGGGCGGGCGCTCGCGCGCCTGGACGGCATCGGCTGGGGCGGCCTGCTCCGCGACCTGTTCGCGGGCGCCGACAGCGGGCTACCGGTCCCCCTGCGCAACCCGGTGCTCGAGGTGCTCGGCGCCTGGCAGCCGGACCCGGCCCCCGCGGGGATCGTCGTCGTCGCGTCCCAGACCCGGCCCGAGCTCGTCGAGCACCTCGCGGCGGGCATCGCGCGCCGGCTCGGGATCCCGATCGTCGGGACCGTCCGCCCGGCCGCGCGCCTCGGGCCCGGGCGGCACGACGTCAACTCGGCGCAGCGCCTGGCCGGCATCGCGCGCCGCCTCGAGCTCGACCTGTCGCCCGAGGCAGCCGAGGGCCTCGCGGGCCGCGCCGTCCTGCTCGTGGACGACCGGACCGACTCCGGATGGACGCTCGCCGTCGGCGCGCGCCTGCTGCGCCGCGCGGGCGCGAGCGCGGTCTACCCGTTTGTCCTCGGGGTCGGCTGA
- a CDS encoding S1C family serine protease, with translation MTRTTVTAGRALAALALAAPILAGCGVLPALPGPEPHDLVPSSVPGAEPTETGNLSPDGFDQARRMAVRIRNVGCDSLSTGSGFAIDATTLITNRHVVADSADLQLSTYDGRDIAATAASTASLADLAIVRTVDELPAFPELAEADPEPGDAVTVVGYPQGGQLTVTSGQVMGSTTDPLNENLGQVLVTDAPVEPGSSGSAVLDAEGRVIGVVYAKNVDDMSFIVPVSTLRSMLADEAMFVASPTCAG, from the coding sequence GTGACCCGGACGACCGTCACGGCGGGGCGGGCGCTCGCCGCCCTCGCCCTCGCCGCGCCGATCCTCGCCGGCTGCGGCGTGCTCCCGGCGCTGCCGGGGCCCGAGCCCCACGACCTCGTGCCCTCGAGCGTGCCGGGGGCGGAGCCGACGGAGACCGGGAACCTCTCCCCCGACGGCTTCGACCAGGCGCGACGGATGGCGGTCCGGATCCGCAACGTCGGCTGCGACTCGCTGTCGACCGGCTCGGGCTTCGCGATCGACGCGACCACGCTGATCACCAACCGGCACGTCGTCGCCGACTCGGCCGACCTCCAGCTGAGCACCTACGACGGCCGCGACATCGCCGCGACCGCCGCGAGCACGGCGTCCCTCGCCGACCTCGCGATCGTCCGCACGGTCGACGAGCTCCCGGCGTTCCCCGAGCTGGCCGAGGCCGACCCGGAGCCGGGCGACGCGGTGACCGTCGTCGGCTACCCCCAAGGCGGCCAGCTGACGGTCACGAGCGGGCAGGTCATGGGCAGCACGACCGATCCGCTGAACGAGAACCTGGGCCAGGTTCTGGTCACCGACGCGCCGGTCGAGCCGGGCAGCTCGGGCTCGGCCGTGCTCGACGCTGAGGGTCGGGTGATCGGCGTGGTCTACGCGAAAAACGTCGACGACATGTCATTCATCGTGCCCGTCAGCACGTTGCGGAGCATGCTTGCGGACGAGGCCATGTTCGTCGCCTCGCCCACGTGCGCCGGCTGA
- the hisB gene encoding imidazoleglycerol-phosphate dehydratase HisB — translation MSGTGARTARIERTTSESSVVVEIDLDGRGRTDISTSVPFYDHMLTALGKHSLIDLTVRATGDTHIDVHHTVEDVAIAFGEALRVALGDKAGIARFGDALVPLDEALAQAVVDVSGRPYLVHTGEPAGQEYHLIGGHFTGSLTRHVFESIAHHAGICLHVRVLSGRDPHHIVEAQFKALARALRAAVALDPRIEGVPSTKGAL, via the coding sequence GTGAGTGGTACGGGTGCGCGCACGGCACGGATCGAACGGACGACGTCGGAGTCGAGCGTCGTGGTCGAGATCGACCTGGACGGCCGCGGCCGCACCGACATCTCGACGTCGGTGCCGTTCTACGATCACATGCTCACCGCGCTGGGCAAGCACTCCCTCATCGACCTCACCGTCCGCGCGACGGGGGACACCCACATCGACGTGCACCACACCGTCGAGGACGTCGCCATCGCCTTCGGCGAGGCGCTGCGGGTCGCGCTCGGCGACAAGGCCGGCATCGCGCGGTTCGGCGACGCGCTCGTGCCGCTCGACGAGGCGCTCGCCCAGGCGGTCGTCGACGTCTCCGGCCGGCCCTACCTCGTGCACACCGGCGAGCCCGCCGGGCAGGAGTACCACCTCATCGGCGGCCACTTCACGGGGTCGCTGACGCGGCACGTGTTCGAGTCCATCGCGCACCACGCGGGGATCTGCCTGCACGTGCGGGTGCTCTCGGGTCGCGATCCGCACCACATCGTCGAGGCGCAGTTCAAGGCGCTCGCGCGCGCGCTGCGCGCGGCGGTCGCTCTGGATCCCCGCATCGAGGGCGTGCCGTCGACGAAGGGCGCGCTGTGA
- a CDS encoding SseB family protein, with protein MSGERAAGGHRRELAPSSPFADDDGAADPRLAAALAADTGGAADVVAALAAARVLVPVLAQVEPGEAASAGIVALRVRDGRSALPIFSSVATMARWRADARPVPTDVARAAASAIGEGWEVMVLDAGGPVTFVIGRPAVVALACGERWLPAVADGAVEPAVRAALAAALAGVPHVVRVGAEPGRRAEVAVLLAVKPRLDRPTLDAVIARANAALAADETVARRVDSLELRLVSAADAAAPAPGPATPRSPRPDRRGSRG; from the coding sequence GTGAGCGGGGAGCGGGCGGCGGGCGGGCACCGGCGCGAGCTCGCGCCGTCGTCGCCGTTCGCGGACGACGACGGCGCGGCCGACCCGCGCTTGGCCGCCGCCCTGGCGGCCGACACCGGCGGGGCGGCGGATGTCGTCGCGGCCCTCGCGGCGGCCCGCGTCCTCGTGCCCGTGCTGGCCCAGGTGGAGCCGGGAGAGGCGGCCTCGGCCGGCATCGTCGCGCTGCGCGTGCGGGACGGCCGCTCGGCGCTGCCCATCTTCTCGTCCGTCGCGACCATGGCGCGGTGGCGGGCCGACGCGCGCCCCGTGCCGACCGACGTGGCCCGGGCCGCGGCCTCCGCGATCGGGGAGGGGTGGGAGGTCATGGTGCTGGACGCCGGCGGACCCGTGACCTTCGTGATCGGGCGCCCGGCCGTCGTCGCCCTCGCGTGCGGTGAGCGGTGGCTCCCCGCGGTCGCGGACGGCGCCGTCGAGCCGGCCGTCCGCGCCGCGCTGGCGGCGGCGCTCGCGGGCGTCCCGCACGTCGTCCGGGTCGGGGCGGAGCCGGGCCGGCGCGCCGAGGTGGCCGTCCTGCTCGCCGTCAAGCCGCGGCTCGACCGCCCGACGCTCGACGCCGTGATCGCGCGCGCGAACGCCGCGCTCGCGGCCGACGAGACGGTCGCCCGCCGGGTCGACTCGCTCGAGCTTCGGCTCGTCAGCGCCGCCGACGCCGCAGCGCCAGCGCCAGGGCCAGCGACACCACGATCCCCACGGCCTGACCGCCGAGGATCACGCGGTTGA
- a CDS encoding multicopper oxidase family protein translates to MVAAVVATLVVVAPVTWFWSTSLVPSTYSVLGMGYVDAGGGQVTGAHADRAEAGWGGPPARPGDVSVATLTGPADAEPDVAVTLEAAAERITLPDGTVVEGYTIGGTTPGPLIEATQGDLVEVTLRNASVPDGVTLHWHGVDVPNAEDGVAGVTQEAVPVGGEHVYRFVAQDAGTYWYHSHQVSHRQVRLGLLGPLVVHPRATAAGADEAIALLHTYAGTRTINGTAGQQRHVVAPGTAARIRVINTDNAALRVWVAGAGFALLAVDGRDLTGATPVRDVAVVIGAGGRADLEITAPADGSAAVVRLGGGADLVVGPAGSRGPSGAAARDPGTELDLLGYGTPAALGFDPQAADRTFELAIGRRFGFVAGRPGLHWTINGHLFPDLPMFVVAEGDVVRMTISNSSGQAHPMHLHGHHVVVLSRDGVAATGGPWWTDSLEVRDGEEFEVAFVADNPGVWMDHCHNLPHAQQGLVAHLAYTGVSEPFRVGGAGANRPE, encoded by the coding sequence GTGGTCGCGGCCGTGGTCGCCACGCTCGTCGTCGTCGCGCCCGTGACCTGGTTCTGGTCGACGAGCCTCGTGCCCTCGACCTACTCGGTGCTGGGCATGGGGTACGTCGACGCGGGCGGGGGACAGGTGACGGGGGCCCACGCCGACCGCGCGGAGGCCGGGTGGGGAGGGCCGCCCGCCCGGCCGGGCGACGTGTCGGTCGCGACGCTGACCGGCCCGGCGGACGCCGAGCCCGACGTGGCGGTCACCCTCGAGGCGGCCGCCGAGCGGATCACGCTGCCCGACGGGACAGTCGTCGAGGGCTACACGATCGGCGGGACGACGCCGGGGCCGCTGATCGAGGCGACGCAGGGCGACCTCGTCGAGGTCACGCTGCGCAACGCCTCGGTCCCGGACGGCGTCACGCTGCACTGGCACGGCGTCGACGTGCCGAACGCGGAGGACGGCGTCGCGGGCGTGACGCAGGAGGCGGTGCCGGTGGGGGGCGAGCACGTCTACCGCTTCGTCGCGCAGGACGCGGGCACGTACTGGTACCACTCGCACCAGGTCTCCCACCGCCAGGTACGGCTCGGCCTGCTGGGCCCGCTCGTCGTGCACCCGCGGGCGACGGCCGCAGGTGCCGACGAGGCGATCGCGCTCCTGCACACCTACGCGGGCACCCGCACGATCAACGGGACCGCCGGCCAGCAGCGGCACGTGGTCGCGCCGGGCACCGCCGCGCGGATCCGGGTGATCAACACCGACAACGCCGCGCTGCGGGTGTGGGTCGCCGGGGCAGGGTTCGCGCTCCTGGCCGTCGACGGCCGGGACCTGACCGGCGCGACGCCCGTGCGCGACGTCGCCGTCGTGATCGGAGCAGGCGGCCGCGCCGACCTCGAGATCACGGCGCCCGCGGACGGCTCCGCCGCGGTCGTTCGCCTGGGCGGGGGGGCGGACCTGGTGGTCGGCCCGGCCGGGTCCCGCGGCCCGTCCGGCGCGGCCGCGCGCGACCCGGGCACGGAGCTCGACCTGCTGGGCTACGGCACTCCCGCCGCCCTCGGCTTCGACCCGCAGGCGGCGGACCGCACCTTCGAGCTCGCCATCGGGCGCCGGTTCGGCTTCGTCGCCGGTCGGCCCGGGCTGCACTGGACGATCAACGGGCACCTGTTCCCCGACCTGCCGATGTTCGTCGTCGCCGAGGGCGACGTCGTCCGGATGACGATCTCCAACAGCAGTGGGCAGGCGCACCCGATGCACCTGCACGGGCACCACGTCGTCGTGCTCAGCCGCGACGGCGTCGCCGCGACCGGCGGCCCCTGGTGGACCGACTCGCTCGAGGTACGGGACGGGGAGGAGTTCGAGGTGGCGTTTGTCGCGGACAACCCAGGGGTCTGGATGGACCACTGCCACAACCTGCCGCACGCCCAGCAGGGCCTCGTCGCGCATCTTGCGTACACCGGGGTCAGCGAGCCGTTCCGGGTGGGCGGCGCGGGCGCGAACCGGCCCGAGTAG
- the priA gene encoding bifunctional 1-(5-phosphoribosyl)-5-((5-phosphoribosylamino)methylideneamino)imidazole-4-carboxamide isomerase/phosphoribosylanthranilate isomerase PriA — protein MTDRLELLPAVDVADGHAVRLVQGEAGSATSYGDPLAAALDWQVGGAEWVHLVDLDAAFGRGSNAPVLAEVARALSDHGVKVEMSGGIRDDVSLERALATGAVRVNLGTAALEDPEWTARAIARHGDAIAVGLDVRGTTLAARGWTKEGGDLWEVLARLEGVGCARYVVTDVTKDGTLRGPNVDLLREVCARTDAPVVASGGISSLADLVALRELVPAGLEGAIVGKALYAGAFTLPQALDVAGRP, from the coding sequence GTGACCGACCGCCTGGAGCTCCTGCCCGCCGTGGACGTCGCGGACGGGCACGCCGTCCGGCTCGTGCAGGGCGAGGCGGGCTCCGCGACGTCGTACGGCGACCCGCTCGCCGCGGCCCTCGACTGGCAGGTTGGCGGGGCGGAGTGGGTGCACCTCGTCGATCTCGATGCGGCGTTCGGCCGGGGCTCGAACGCGCCCGTGCTGGCCGAGGTGGCGCGCGCGCTCTCGGACCACGGGGTCAAGGTCGAGATGTCGGGCGGGATCCGGGACGACGTCTCGCTCGAGCGGGCACTCGCCACGGGCGCCGTCCGGGTCAACCTCGGCACGGCGGCGCTCGAGGATCCCGAGTGGACGGCGCGGGCGATCGCGCGGCACGGCGACGCGATCGCCGTCGGCCTCGACGTGCGGGGCACGACGCTCGCGGCCCGCGGCTGGACGAAGGAGGGCGGCGACCTCTGGGAGGTCCTCGCGCGGCTCGAGGGCGTGGGCTGCGCGCGGTACGTGGTGACCGACGTGACGAAGGACGGCACGCTGCGCGGCCCGAACGTCGACCTGCTGCGGGAGGTTTGCGCGCGCACGGACGCGCCTGTGGTCGCGTCCGGCGGGATCTCGAGCCTCGCGGACCTCGTCGCGCTCCGGGAGCTGGTGCCCGCCGGGCTCGAGGGCGCGATCGTGGGCAAGGCGCTCTACGCCGGCGCGTTCACGCTGCCGCAGGCCCTGGACGTCGCCGGCCGCCCATGA
- a CDS encoding histidinol-phosphate transaminase, which yields MPLPLRRELAGLTPYGAPQLDVSVRLNVNENPYPPSAAVVADIAADVAVAAAGLNRYPDRDFLALREDLAAYLLAESGVALAPAQLWAANGSNEVMLHLLQAFGGPGRTALSFAPTYSMYPEYARDTATTWLAGRRETDFTLDPDVAHATIAEVSPSVVLLASPNNPTGTALPLATIEAVLAAAAEVTGGCVVVVDEAYGEFRRAGVPSALELLDTYPLLAVSRTMSKAFGLAGARVGYLAAAPELIDALRIVRLPYHLSGVTQAVARAALRHAPELMAQVGSLRAERDECVAWLRARGLTVADSDANFALFGTFDDARAIWQGLLDRGVLIREVGPYGWLRVSIGTREEMAAFRAALVEVAAL from the coding sequence GTGCCTCTTCCCCTGCGCCGCGAGCTCGCCGGCCTCACCCCGTACGGAGCGCCCCAGCTGGACGTGTCCGTGCGCCTCAACGTCAACGAGAACCCGTACCCCCCGTCCGCGGCGGTCGTCGCGGACATCGCGGCCGACGTCGCCGTCGCCGCGGCCGGCCTGAACCGCTACCCGGACCGCGACTTCCTTGCGCTGCGCGAGGACCTCGCCGCGTACCTGCTCGCCGAGTCCGGCGTCGCGCTCGCCCCGGCGCAGCTCTGGGCCGCGAACGGCTCGAACGAGGTCATGCTGCACCTGCTGCAGGCGTTCGGCGGGCCCGGGCGGACCGCGCTGTCGTTCGCCCCGACCTACTCGATGTACCCCGAGTACGCGCGCGACACCGCGACCACCTGGCTCGCCGGGCGGCGGGAGACGGACTTCACCCTCGATCCCGACGTCGCGCACGCGACGATCGCGGAGGTGTCGCCGTCCGTCGTGCTGCTCGCGAGCCCGAACAACCCGACCGGCACCGCGCTTCCGCTCGCGACGATCGAGGCGGTGCTCGCGGCCGCGGCCGAGGTCACGGGCGGGTGCGTCGTCGTCGTCGACGAGGCGTACGGCGAGTTCCGCCGCGCCGGCGTCCCCTCGGCGCTCGAGCTGCTCGACACGTACCCGCTGCTCGCGGTGAGCCGGACCATGTCGAAGGCCTTCGGGCTCGCGGGCGCCCGGGTCGGCTACCTCGCCGCGGCGCCCGAGCTCATCGACGCGCTCCGGATCGTCCGGCTGCCCTACCACCTGTCCGGCGTCACGCAGGCGGTCGCGCGCGCGGCGCTGCGGCACGCCCCCGAGCTGATGGCCCAGGTCGGGTCGCTGCGCGCCGAGCGGGACGAGTGCGTCGCCTGGCTGCGCGCGCGCGGCCTGACCGTCGCGGACTCGGACGCGAACTTCGCGCTGTTCGGCACGTTCGACGACGCTCGCGCGATCTGGCAGGGTCTGCTCGACCGCGGCGTCCTGATCCGCGAGGTGGGACCCTACGGCTGGCTGCGGGTGTCGATCGGCACCCGCGAGGAGATGGCGGCGTTCCGTGCCGCCCTGGTGGAGGTGGCAGCGCTGTGA
- the hisH gene encoding imidazole glycerol phosphate synthase subunit HisH: MATSPSVVVLDYGFGNVRSAVRALERVGARVELTADPARAADADGLVVPGVGAFAAVMRGLDEVRGGQIIGRRLAGGRPVLGICVGMQVLFEAGDEHGERTPGLGEWPGLVDRLEAAVVPHMGWATVEPPAGSLLFAGVEAERFYFVHSYAARAFAPLGDALFAPPQVTWADHGGRFVAAVENGPLTATQFHPEKSGDAGAQLLANWTRSLR; encoded by the coding sequence GTGGCCACCTCCCCGTCTGTCGTCGTGCTCGACTACGGGTTCGGCAACGTCCGGTCCGCGGTGCGCGCCCTCGAGCGCGTGGGCGCGCGGGTCGAGCTGACCGCCGATCCGGCCCGGGCGGCCGACGCCGACGGGCTCGTCGTGCCCGGCGTCGGCGCATTCGCCGCCGTCATGCGCGGCCTCGACGAGGTCCGGGGCGGCCAGATCATCGGCCGCCGCCTCGCGGGCGGGCGGCCCGTCCTCGGCATCTGCGTCGGCATGCAGGTGCTGTTCGAGGCCGGCGACGAGCACGGCGAGCGCACCCCCGGGCTCGGGGAGTGGCCCGGCCTGGTCGACCGCCTCGAGGCGGCCGTCGTGCCGCACATGGGCTGGGCGACCGTCGAGCCGCCGGCGGGCTCCCTGCTCTTCGCCGGCGTCGAGGCCGAGCGGTTCTACTTCGTGCACTCCTACGCCGCGCGCGCCTTCGCGCCGCTGGGCGACGCGCTGTTCGCCCCGCCGCAGGTGACGTGGGCCGACCACGGCGGGCGCTTCGTCGCCGCCGTCGAGAACGGCCCCCTGACCGCAACGCAGTTCCACCCCGAGAAGTCCGGCGACGCCGGGGCCCAGCTGCTCGCCAACTGGACCCGGTCGCTGCGGTGA
- a CDS encoding zinc-dependent alcohol dehydrogenase: METMRAAVVRSFSEPLSIEQVPVPVPGPHEVLIKVEYTGVCHTDVHAVRGEWDELAPLPLIPGHEGHGPVVAIGADVEGVRIGDRLGGTWVASACGTCAYCLSGAEHLCPGQHNFGYSRAGSFAEFMILDPQYAASIPAGVDGVGVCPILCSGVSAYRALKATEARPGQWVVISGIGGVGHLAVQYARAMGLRVAAVDIDEAKLALARKHGAEVTVNALTQNPGAELTAQLGGAHAAVVTAASPQAFADSLAMLRRGGTVALVGRPQGAFSLDIVDTVRRGLTVRGSTAGSRLDLVEALELFADGAIDPSITLHPFASVGAVLADLASGLSDGSAVLDLTV; this comes from the coding sequence ATGGAGACCATGCGCGCCGCTGTCGTGCGGTCGTTCAGCGAGCCGCTGTCGATCGAGCAGGTGCCGGTCCCGGTCCCCGGGCCGCACGAGGTGCTCATCAAGGTCGAGTACACGGGCGTGTGCCACACCGACGTGCACGCGGTGCGCGGGGAGTGGGACGAACTCGCCCCGCTGCCCCTGATCCCCGGGCACGAGGGGCACGGGCCCGTCGTCGCGATCGGCGCCGACGTCGAGGGCGTGCGCATCGGCGACCGCCTCGGCGGGACCTGGGTCGCGAGCGCGTGCGGCACGTGCGCCTACTGCCTGTCCGGGGCCGAGCACCTGTGCCCGGGCCAGCACAACTTCGGCTACTCGCGGGCCGGCAGCTTCGCGGAGTTCATGATCCTCGACCCGCAGTACGCCGCGTCGATCCCGGCCGGCGTCGACGGCGTCGGCGTCTGCCCGATCCTGTGCAGCGGCGTCAGCGCCTACCGCGCGCTGAAGGCCACCGAGGCCCGCCCCGGCCAGTGGGTCGTCATCTCCGGGATCGGCGGGGTCGGCCACCTCGCGGTGCAGTACGCCCGCGCGATGGGCCTGCGCGTCGCCGCGGTCGACATCGACGAGGCGAAGCTCGCGCTCGCGCGCAAGCACGGCGCCGAGGTCACCGTGAACGCGCTCACGCAGAACCCCGGGGCCGAGCTGACGGCGCAGCTCGGTGGCGCCCACGCCGCGGTCGTGACGGCCGCGAGCCCGCAGGCGTTCGCCGACTCGCTCGCCATGCTGCGCCGGGGCGGGACGGTCGCGCTCGTCGGCCGCCCGCAGGGCGCGTTCTCCCTCGACATCGTCGACACGGTCCGGCGCGGGCTCACGGTGCGCGGCTCGACGGCGGGCAGCCGGCTCGACCTCGTCGAGGCGCTCGAGCTGTTCGCGGACGGCGCGATCGACCCCTCCATCACGCTGCACCCGTTCGCGAGCGTCGGCGCCGTCCTGGCCGACCTCGCCTCGGGCCTCAGCGACGGCAGCGCCGTGCTCGACCTCACGGTCTGA